The DNA segment GGCGGCGATCAGCCCGGCGGCCGTGCCCAGACCGTAGACGAACCCCGCGCAGACGGCGGACACGTCGAAGGCCGCGACCCGGCCCAGGCCGAGCCGGGACGCCACCGAGGGCGCGGTCGCCGGACACAGCTCGTCCGGCGTGGACGTCGCCAGCACCACGGCGTCGACCGCGTCGGAACCGGCGGACTTCAGGGCGCGACGGCCCGCCTCGACGGCGAGGTCCGAGGTCGAGGTGCCCGCCGTGACGCGGTGGCGGCTCTCGATCCCGGTACGGGAGCGAATCCATTCGTCACTGGTGTCGAGCCGCGACGCCAGTTGTGCGTTGGTCAGTACACCGGGTGGTGTCCAGGAGCCGATGCCGGCCAGAACGGCGGCACGAGGGGATGCGTAGGTCATACCGAATGACTCCGTGGTCCTGAAGGGACGAAGAGGAAGTGGCGCCGAATCCGCCGGCTCCGGGGCGAGGCCCTGAATAAGCCTTGGCCAACGGAAGTCGTGACGCCTCTCCGTACCGGGCGGGGAAAGGAGAAAGGTGAACCAGAGCGCCATGAGCCTTCCACCGGCCTCCGGGCGCGGGCAAGACCAGGAGTCGGAAATCCTGGGGGCCATTTTTCGGAAGTGAGGAAAACTTCGCCGCCCAAACCTGGGGCCCGCCCGGACACCGGGCGCCGGCACGCCGGCCCGGCATTCCCGTGAAACGCGGACCGGCCGGGATTCACCACGTGCGCTTCCCTCATTCGGAAGCCGCCGGGGGCATCTCTTCGGACTGTTGTCATTGTCCGCGCAGGTGGGCTGTGGCAGCCTCGTGGATCACGGCGTCGACGCCATCGGGCCACGTCCCCCGAGCGGAGGGGGACCTTGCACCGGCCGGCAGACCGTACAGACCTCGGCTTCACCCCGCTCATTCCCTCCAGCGCGATTCCGCATGTATCGGCGGCCGACTGGTTGTAGCCGACGGGCGACTCGACCGGTCGCTCTCAGATTGAGGTAACCAAGTGGAATCTGTAACGGAAACCGACTTTGTCCGCACTCTGATGAAACGTGCACACGACAACCCGCACGAGCCGGCGTTCACATTCCTCGAGGGCGACCTCGATGTGGTCGGCACACTTACCTACGGGGAGCTGCACGACCGTGCCCGGGAACTGGCCGGCCGACTGCGGGAAACCATGGCGCCCGGTGACCGCGTACTGCTGCTTTATCCGGCGGGCCTCGACTACATCGTCACATTCTTCGGCTGCCTGTACGCCGGAGTGATCGCCGTCCCCCTCTACGTTCCGCAGCGGCGAACGGCTCCCACGGTGGAGGCGATCGCACGGGACTGCGCGGCCGGCGCGGTGCTCACCACGGAGGCGGGGCTGCGGCGCACCTCCCTCTTCGCCCCGGACTCACGGGTCGCGGGCCTGCCCTGGCTGGCCACGGACCGGCCCGCGAGCGGCCGTTCCGCGCCGCCCGAGCCGGACGTCTCCCCGGAGACCATCGCCTATCTGCAATACACGTCCGGCTCCACCTCCACCCCCAAGGGCGTGGTCATCGACCACCGCAACGCCGTGGCCCAGTGCGCCGAGGCGGCGGTCTCCTGGCAGGTCGACGGCACCAGCCGATGGGTGTCGTGGCTGCCGCACTTCCACGACTACGGCCAGATCGGCTCGGTCCTGCTCCCCGTGTACGCCGGCTGCCACTCCGTACTGATGGCCCCGACGACGTTCGTGCGCCGCCCGATCCGCTGGCTCCAGGCGATCTCGCGCTACCACGGCACGCACACCGGGGCGCCGAACTTCGCGTACGACCTCTGCGTCGACGCCACCACCGAGGAGCAGCGGGCCGGCCTGGACCTCAGCTCGCTCATCACGGCCGGCAACGGCGCCGAGCCCGTGCAGTACGACACCCACCGCAGGTTCAGCCGGACGTTCACCGCGCACGGCCTCAAGCCCGAGGCCCTGTGCCCCTCCTACGGTCTCGCGGAGGCGACCCTGAAGGTCACCAACAAGGCCCCCGGCGCCGAAGCCGCGTGGGGGACCTTCGACAGGATCACCGTCGGCGCACCCGTCACCGAACTCCCCGCCGACGACGCCGTACGCCCCCTCGTCTCGTGCGGGACGACCGTGCCGGACACCCGGATCGCGGTCGTCGAGCCGGAGACGCGCCGCCGGCTGCCCGACGGCCACGCCGGCGAGGTCTGGGTGAACGGCCCCAGCGTGGCCCGCGGTTACTGGGGGCGCCCGGAGGAGAGCGAGCAGACCTTCCGGGCCCGCGTCGAGGGCGACGACGGCGACACCGGCACCTATCTCAGGACCGGCGACCTCGGCTTCCTCCACCACGGGGAGCTCTACCTCTGCGGACGACTCAAGGACCTGGTCATCATCGACGGCGTCAACCACTACCCCCAGGACATCGAACGCACCGCCGAGGACAGCGATCCCGCCGTCCGGCGCGGCCGTTCCGCCGCGTTCAGCGTGCGCCAGGACGGACGGGAGAGCCTCGTCGTGGTGGCCGAGTGCGCCCCCCGCGCGGAGAGCCGGGCCGACGAGGTCGCCGTCGCGATCCGGGACGAGGTCTGGCGCCGCCACGAGATCGGCGCCTCGGTCGTCGTCACCGGCGCGGGCGGCGTCCCCGTCACCACCAGCGGCAAGATCCGGCGCTCGCAGTGCAGGGCGGACCTCCTGGAGGACCGCCTCACCGCCCTCGCCCGCCTCGACGCCGGGCCGGCCGGCTCCGCCGACGCCCCGTCCGCCCGGCCCGCCCCGGCGCCCGCCGCCTCCGCGGCCGACGCGCTGCGCCTCGGCTGCCGTACGTACATCGAGGGCTGGGTGCTCGAACGGGTGCTGGAAGGACGCGGCGAGGTGGACGCGCGACTGCCGCTGTCCGCCCACGGCGTCACCTCGCGGAACATGCTGGAACTCCACTACGGGCTCGAGGAATGGAGCGGACTGACGGTGCCACCGGAGTGGATGTGGGAGACGGAGTCGATCGACGCGCTGGCCGGCCTGGTCGCGCAGCGGCTGGCCCGGCCCGCCGCCCGGACCGCGGGTGAGGGGGAGGGCCGATGAGGATCGCCGCCGTATCCGCAGCCCTGCCGTCCCGGCGCGTCACCAACGACGACATCCTCGCCCTCGTGCGCGAGCACAGCGCCGCCGGCTTCGAGGGCGACCTGGAGGACGCGCTCCGCAAGGTCAGCTTCTGGCTCGCCTACTCGGGCTCCGAGGCCCGGCTGTGGTGCGACGGGCAGGAGCGACCGATCGACCTGCTCGTCCGCGCCGCCGAACAGGCCCTCACCCAGGCGGAGATGGCGCGCGAGAGCATCGACGTCGTCATCTACACCGGCATCGGCAGGGGGTTCCTGGAGCCGGGCGGCGCCTATCACGCGGCGGCGGCCCTGGGCATCGACCGGGCCCAGTGCTTCGACGTCCTGGACGCCTGCATGAGCTGGACGCGGGCCGTGCAGCTGGCCGAGGGTCTGTTCGCCTCGGGCGCGTGCCGCACGGCGATGCTCGTCAACGCCGAGTTCAACATGCGGCCGGGCGGAGCCGTCTACCCCGACGTCTTCACCCTGCGCCACGCCGACGAGATCACCTGGAGCTTCCCCGCCTACACCCTCGGCGAGGCCGCGTCCGCGACGATCCTCACCGCCGACGGCGAGGCCCCGTGGTCCTTCGAGTTCTCCTCGCGCCCGGACCTGGCGGAACTCTGCAACATCCCCATGGCGGGCTACGCGGACTACTCGCTGCCCTCGGAGAAGGTCGCCAGGAACGGGGTCGGCCGGTTCACCTCCTTCGGGTTCGACCTCCACGAGGCCGCCCGCATCGAGGCCATGGAGGTGTTCAAGCGCCTCGACGCACCGACGGACGGGGTGTCGGCGGTCTTCACGCACGCCTCGTCGAAACGGTTCTGGCAGGAGATGGCGGACACCGTGGGCCTGGGCGACCAGATCTTCCACGTCTTCCAGGACACCGGGAACATCGTCTCGGCCTCGGTGCCGACCGCGATCGCCACCGCCGTGTCCGAAGGACGCCTGAACCGGGGGGACCGCGCGATCGGCTGGGTCGGAAGCGCCGGCATGTCCTTCAGCGCCTTCTCATTCGTGTACTGACCGGAGGACGGAGAACAAGATGGGTACACCCCTTAAGTCCGTCGGCAACGCGCTGGGGCACGGCCTCGGCTATGCCGTCTCGCGTTTCCGGTCCAACCGCGACGAGCTGCGGACCGAGGAGGCCGAACGGCTCCTGGACTGCCTCGTGGAGGCGGGCCCGATCTACATGAAGATGGGCCAGCTGCTCGCCACCCGGTCCGACCTGGTCCCCTCCGAGTGGGCCGACAAGCTGCGCACACTCCAGGACGACGCCCCGCACATGGACGCGGCCACCACCCGTGCCGTCGTCACGCGGGAACTGCGCGCCCCCATGAACAGCGTCTTCCGGGAGTTCGACCTCCAACCGGTGGCCAGCGGTTCGGTCGCCCAGGTGCACCGGGCCCGGCTGCTGTCCGGCCAGCAGGTCGCCGTGAAGCTGGTGAAGGAGGGCGTGCCGGAGCACATCGAGCAGAACCTGCGGATGATGAGGCGGGGCGTCCGGCTCGCCGAGAAGGTGGTCCCGGCGGTGGCCGCGTCGGACGGCCTGCGGCGCTTCACCGAGGTCGCCACGCTGTTCCGCTCCCAGGCCGACATGCTCCAGGAAGCGGTGCGCCAGAAGGCGGTGTACCGCAACTTCGAGGGCCACCCCTACGTCCGCGTGCCGCGCGTGATCCCGGATCTGGTGACCCCGCGCATGCTCACCATGGAGTTCATGGAGGGCATCCGGGGCAACGCCGCCCAGCAGGTGAAGCTGCCGGCGCACCAGCTGGCGCGGCGCCTCCAGGACACGATCTACACGATGCTGTACATGCACGGCCTGTCGCACGGGGACCCGCACCCCGGCAACATCCTCTTCTCCGAGGAGGGCGAGCTGATCCTGCTCGACTACGGGATCACGGTCGAGCTGACCGAGGACGAGAAGTGGGGCCTGTCCTCCTTCTACTACGCCTGCACCCGCAAGGAGTGGGACGTCGCGGTGGAGCGGTTCACCGCCCACTTCGTCACCGGCGGCGAGCATCTGCGCGACAACTGGGCCGAGTACCGTTCGGAGCTCGTGGCGGCCCTGGAGCACCACTTCGACACCGCGTCGAACCGGTGGTCGACGATCAGCTACTTCCGGGACGTCAGCGACATCCTGCGGAAGTACGGCGCCCGGTACACCACCAGCTTCACCAAGGTCGAACTGGTCTTCCTGTCCTGCGAGGGGTTCGCCACCCAGCTGGACCCGGAGATCAACATCTGGGAGAACGCCCGCAAGTTCACCGACCGCTACTCGCCCTACATGAGCAAGGCGGTGCGCGCACGGTTCGACGAGCAGTTCACCACCCAGATACCGGGCTCCCTGGAGCTGCGGGACCGGGCGGGCCGCTCGCTGGTCGCACCGACCCACATCCACCGCTACTTCTTCCCCAGCACGTACCCGATCTTCGTCAAGGAAGCCCGGGCCGGCCGCGTCCGGGACGTCGACGGCAACGAGTACGTGGACCTCTCCGGCGGGTACGGACCGCACATCCTCGGCTACTCGCACCCGGTGGTCAACGAGGCGATCACCGCGGGCGTGGAGGCCGGTCTCGTCAACGGCATCGGCCACGAGCCGGAGGTGGAACTGGCCGAGGCCCTCGTCGACGCCTTCCCGGCGGCGGACCGGGCCCTGCTGTGCAACTCCGGAACCGAGGCCGTACTCCTGGCGATACGGCTGTGCCGCGCGGCCCGCAAGCGCAAGATCGTGGCCAAGTTCGAGGGCCACTACCACGGCTTCTCGGACCAGGGCATGGTCAGCTCCTGGTTCCGCTTCACCGGCGACAAGCACTCACCCAAGCCGATCGCCGGCAGCCTCGGCACGGACTCGGACGTCATCGAGAGCACGGTGGTGCTCCAGTACGGGGACATAGGCGGCCTCGAGCGGCTGCGGGCACACGCGGACGAACTGGCCTGCGTCATCGTCGAGCCGATGCCGTCCTCGACGACCACCTTCGACCTGGAGTTCCTCACCGCGCTGCGGAAGGTGTGCACCGACACGGGTGTGCCCCTGGTGTTCGACGAGGTCGTCACGGGATTCCGGGTGGCGTACGGCGGGGCGCAGACGATGGCGGGCATCGAGCCGGACCTCACCTGCCTCGGGAAGATCATCGGCGGCGGCCTGCCGTGCGGCGCGGTGGTGGGACGCTCCGAACTGGTGGAGACGTGCCGGAGCTCCGAGGACCCCTTCCTGGACTACGAGCGGAAGGCCTTCGCCGGCGGCACACTCAGCGGCAACTCGCTGACATGCCGGGCGGGTCTGGCGGTACTCACCCATCTGCGGGCCAACCAGCAGCTGTACGAGGAGCTGGAGGCCAAGACCCAGTGGCTGCGGAACGAGTTCGCCGAGAGCACCGCGAAGCGCGGCATATCCTGCCGCATCAACGCCCGCAACTCGATCTTCTCGCTCAACTTCAGCCACCGGTCGGCGGGCATCTACCGGGAACGGATGGCCGGAAGCAACTTCAAGGCCACCATCGCGCTCGCGTACTACATGAGGCAGCACGGCGTCTATATGCCGGAGTTGCACAGCTTCCTGCTCAGCACCGCCCACACCGTCGAGGACCTGGCCGCCACCGGCAAGGCCTTCGACCTCAGTGTGGCGGAGATGGCGAACGACGGCTTCTTCACGACGTGAGTCCGCACGGACGCACCCGGGGACTTCGGTCCGTCCCCCTTCACGCCCGGTGGCCGCACCGGGTTCAGCACGCTCGACGAGGATGGTGACCATGAGCTCCAAGGGCTCAGAGAAGTGGATTCTGTACAGCACGTGCGACGAGGACTCCGACTCCGAGATGCGGGCCCTGGACGTCTCGGAGGGCGAGGACGTGCTGAGTGTGACGGGCAGCGGCTGCCGCACCCTGAGCCTGGTCGCGAACCACCCCCGGTCGGTGGTCTCGGTGGACATGGCCCCCGGCCAGAACTACCTGCTCGAAGTGAAGCTGGCGGCGATCCGGCACTTCGACTACGACTCGCTCCTCGCCCTCCTCGGCATCGACCCCTGTCCGGACCGGTGGCGGCTGTTCGTCCAGCTCAAGGACAAGATCAGCCCCGCGGCCTTCCGTTACTTCGCACGGCACCGCAAGGAGGTGCGCCGGGGCCTGGTCGTGTCGGGCCGGCACGAGAAGTTCTACAAGCGCGTGGTCGCCCCCACGATGCGGCTCCTGTACGGCCGCGCGATGCGCGACCTGTTCTCGGCGCAGACGCTGGAGGAGCAGCGCATCATCTACCGGCGCAGGATCGACGGCGTCATGTGGCGGACGCTGGTCCGCCACGGCTTCTCCGAACGCATCCTCAAGTTCGTCCTGAACGACCCCGGTTACCGCATCACCATCGATGTGGACTCCGTCGGCGGCTACATCCTCGAACGCGTCGACCACACGTTCATGAACCACCTCGCCAAGGACAACCACTGGCTCGCGTTCACGTTCCTGGGCCGCTATCCGCATCGGGGCACCCTGCCGCACTACCTGCTGCGGGAGAACTACGAGGCGATCCGTTCCGCCCCGACGAAGGTCGAGATCGTGACGGGAAATCTCATCGAGTACATACAGAAGGCGCCTGACGCCTCATTGGACAAATTCTCCCTGTCCGATGTGACAAGCTGTATCCCCCAGGACGGTTTCGATCAGATCATGCGGAACATCGCCCGTGCCGGCAGGCCCGGCGGGCGCGTGTGCTACCGGAATTTTCTGGCGAAACACCAGGTGCCTGCGGAAGCAAGCTCCACGTTGTTCCGGGACGAGGCGCTGAGTACGTCGCTCACTCACGACGACAAGGCATTCGTCTACGACATCGAGGTGCTCACGGTCAAGGGCCGGCCCGCACGGGCGGCCTGAAAGGAAGGTGCCCGAAATGACAACCGAGACCACCAGGGTGGAGACGGCCGGCGGCCGGATCGACCTCCGACGTGTCGGACAGGGCAGGACTGTCCTGTTCGTGCACGGCCTGATGGTCAACGGACACGTGTGGGACCCGCTGATCGCGGGGCTGCGCGACCGGTGCCACATGGTGCTGCCCGATTTCCCCCTGGGTGGGCACCGCGACCCCCTGGCCCCGGACGCCGACTGCTCGCTGGAGGGGCACGCGGCGCGCGTGCTGGACATCGCGCGCCAACTCCCGGGCCCCATCGTGCTGGTGGGCAACGACACGGGCGGGGCCATCGCCCAGATCTGCGTGGCGCGGGAACCGGAGCTCTTCGAGCGCCTGGTGCTCCTGCCCTCCGACGCCTTCGACAACTGCCCGCCGAAGCTCCTCGTCCCGATGCGCCTGCTGCTCGGCATCCCCGGAGTCGTCCGGGTGGTCGGGAGCGGGCTGCGGCTGGGCCTGGCCAAGCGGGCGCTGATGACACTGGTGGCGCGCAGCAAGGTTCCGACGGACCGTATCGACGAGATGCTGGGCGCCCTGCCGAGCGACCGCGGTGTGCAGCGGGATTTCGTCAAACTCCTGGCCGGTTTACGACCGGCGGTCACCAAGGCCGTTGCGCAGGAACTGCACCGGTTCAAGGGACCCGTCCTCGTCGTCTGGTCGCGTAAGGACCCGCTTTTCCCGTTCGGTCATGCGGAGCGGCTGGCCGGCTGCTTCTCCCGCAGTTCGGTCGCCGTCGCCGAGAAATCGCGCGCCTTCGTCTCGCTCGACGAGCCGGAATGGCTCACCGAGCGGCTCATCGAATTCATCGACGGCGGCGGGCCGTCGCACGATGCCATGTAAGAGAGGTGCATACGTGTCCATCAATTTCATGGTCGAGGAACGGGCGACTGTTGAACGCCTGTTCCCCGGCCTCGAACAGCGGCTCAGTGAGGTTCCCACGGCCGAACTGGAGTCCGTGAAATCTCCCGGACTGGGAATCTTCCGTGAGTTCGGCGGGCCCGCTCTCATGGTGCCGAAGGAATACGGCGGGCTCGGCGCCGACCTGACGGACGGCCTGCGCGTCCAGCGGTTACTGGGCGCACGCTCCCCGTCCCTGGCGCTGGCCGCGAACATGCACCACTGCACGGTCATGGCGATGCCGCCGTGCCCGGCGACGGAGGACCTGCTCACCGCGGTCGCGGCCGACAACCTGTACCTGGCTTCGGGCTTCGGCGAGGGCAAGCCGGCCGCCAGCATCCTCGTCCCGCTGATGCGGGCCGAGCGCCACGGCGACGGCTGGCGGCTCAACGGGGCGAAGAAGCCGTGCAGCCTCGCGGAGTCGATGGACTTCCTCACCGCCAGCGTCATGGTGACCTCGCCGGAGACGGGCGAGAAGGAGATGGCCCTCGCCATCATCCCGGCCGGTTCCGAGGGCATCGAGGTACGGCCGCTCGGGGACGCGCAGGTGCTGCCCGGCTCCGAGACCCGTGAGGTGGTGCTGACCGACGTCGACGTGCCGGACGACTACATATCGTCCCTGGGCGACCCCCAGACCCTGAACACCGCGCTCGCCATGGTCTTCCACATATTCGAGCTGATGGTCTCGGCCAGCTACATCGGTGTGGCCGGCGGGCTCGTCGAGGCGGTGCTCAAGGAGCGGCGCGGTTCCGCCGCCGAGCGGATCGAACTGGTCGGCGACCTGGAGACGGCCATGGCCTCGCTGGAAGCCGTGGCCCGCGACGTGACCCAGGGCGACGACGATCCGCAGGGCGTCGCCCGCGCGCTGTACGTGCGGTACTCGGCCCAGCGCACCGTCGCCCGCGTCGCCGCGCACGCCACCGAACTGCTCGGCGGCGGGGCGTACATGATCAGCGGGTTCAGCACGACGTACTTCACGTCGGCCCGCGCCCTGGCGCTCCACCCGCCGGCCAGGAGCGCCATGGCGGAGCCGCTCGACCGGTTCGTCCTGGGCGGACCCCTCGTGATGCCCTGACGCGCCCCGGAGCCGTGACAGCCCTTCCCACCGTGTCAGTCTCGCCGGAAGTCAGGAGCACCAGCCGTGAACCCGCAACCGACCGAGGACGGGGAGCCGCCGGCCGGGAAACTCCTGTGGATTCCCTGCCGGGACGAGACGGTCCCGCACCTATGCCGACCGGTGCTGGACGCCCTGGGCGCCGGCACCGAGATCCTCGCCGTACCGGCGCCCCGAGACAACGACGAGCCCCGCAACCGGGCGGGCGAGGACGTCGCCGCCCTGGCGGACCGGGCGGCGAGCGGCCTCGGCGGGGCACCCTACGCCGTCTACGACTGCGCCCCGGGCGGTGCGACCGGGTACGCCCTGGCCCGCGCCCTGGTGGCCGCCGGTCACCGCAGCCCGCGCCACCTGTTCGTCTCGGCCGGCCCGGCGGCGGAATGCCGGTGCCCCGACCGCGCCGGGGCCGTCGCGGCGGAACCCCTCAAGCCCCGGGACAGCTACCGCCCCTACGGTCGGCCGGCCGACCCCGCGCCGCTGACCTGCCCGGTCACGGCGATCGCGGACCCGCGCGAGCCCGCCGCGTGCGAGCGCTGCACGGACGCCCTGTGGGCCGGACGAGGTGCCGCCGCACCCGTGACCCACCTCCGGGCCGCTACGGCGGACCAGGGGCACGGGGAGCCCCACGTACGACGCGTCGCCGGACGGATGCGCGCGGCGCTGGCCGGGGAGCCGGTCCTGCCGGCCGCCGCACCGGTGACCCGTGAGGTGTTCCGGGAGGCCATGTCACGGGTCGCCTCACCGGTCTCCGTGGTCACCGCCCTGAGCCCCGAGGACGGCAGGCCGCGCGCCTTCACGGCGAGTGCGATGTGCAGCCTCTCCGAGGAGCCGCAGCTGCTGCTCGTCTGCGTCAACCGGGCCGGCCGCGCCCACGACGTCTTCACCACTGCGGACCGCTTCCTCATCAACGTCCTCACCCACGAACAGGCCGGGGTGGCCCTGGCGTTCGCCCGGCACGACCGGGCACGGGCGGAGGCGGAACTCGTCCCCCTGGAGGGCGGGCTGCCCGGGCTCCCCGACGCCTCGGCACGCCTCCTGTGCACGCGCGAGGACGTTCTCCCCGGCGGCGACCACAGCATCGTCGTGGGCCGCCTGGAGGCCGTCACCCTCCTGGACGAGACGCCGCTGATCCACTACCGGAGGAACTGGCACCGCCCGGTGGCCGTGCCGGCGCCGCCCCCGTCCTGAGCGTCCCCCTGGACCGGGACACGACACTGCCCGGCGAGCCGAGTGCGGCTCGCCGGGCAGTGTCGTGCGGTTGCGGCTACGGGGCTGTGGGGTTCCGCACCGGGTGCGGAACCCCGCAGAACCTTACTTCTGCCAGCCGACGAGGCCGGGGGCGCCGATGGTGCCGTAGTTGCCGTAGAACTGGGCGGCGCCGTAGTTGGCGAGGCCCTTCTTGACGGCCCAGATGGTCGGACCGTTGTGCGTCGGCATGACGCCGTAGGTCTCCATGGCCTTCTTCTCGACCGCGTTACCGGCCTTGAGCTGCTCGTCCAGGGTCGGCAGGTTGGTGACGGCCTTGGTCTCCTCGTCCATGCTCTTCGGGACGGAGCGGGACACGTTCAGCGTCGAGTCGGAGCAGTACATCTGGCAGATGTAGAGCATGCCGTTCGGGTCGCTGGAGATGAAGCCCATGCCGAAGATGTCGAAGGCGCGCTTGGTGAACACCTTGTTGAAGTCGGCGGACGGGTGCGCCTCGATGTTCACCTTGACGCCGATGTTCTTCATCATCTGCGCGACCGCGGTGGCACGGGCCTTGGTGGTGGACCGGTCACCGATGGTGGGGTAGGTCAGCTCGAGCTTCTTGCCGTCCTTCTCCCGCACCCCGTCCGAGCCGGCCTTCCAGCCCGCGGCGTCCAGGTCCTTCTTGGCCTGCTCCGCGTTGAACTTCACGAGGCTGCCGAAGTTGTCCTCGTAGCCCTTCTGGAAGGGGTACAGGTTGAAGGAACCGGGCAGCGGCTCCGTGTAGTCCATGCCCTGGAACGAGATCTTCGCGAGCTGGGAGCGGTCGATCCCCTCCATCACGGCCTTGCGGACCGCGACGTCCTTCAGCACCGGCGACGTGCTGTTGAGGACGAGCAGGTTGTTGGAGGTGGTCGAGCCGCGGCGCAGCTCGATGCCCTTCACGCCCTTGACCTGGTTGATCTGCTCGGCGTTCTGGACCTGGACGGCGTCGATCTGGCCGTTCTTGAACGCGTTGATGCTGGCGCTCTCCTCCATCTGGACGAAGGTCAGCTCGTCCAGATGCGGCTTGGCGCCCCACCAGTTCGGGTTGGGCTTGTACGTGACGGTGCCGCCCTTGGCGTCGAACTTGGCGATGGTGTACGGGCCGGCGCCCCACTCGGCGTGCGGCTTGCTCACGTACGCCTTGTTGAAGTCCTCGGACTTGGCGATGTGCGGGTTGACGATCTGGGCGAAGAGGGACTTCCAGTAGACGAACGTGCCCTTGAAGGTGACGACCGCCTGCTTGGCGTCCTTGCCCTTCTTGACCGAGGTGATGCTGGAGTACCCGTCCGTGGACGAGACGTTGTACTCCTTGTCCTTCCCGTTCAGCGCGGCCCAGGTGTCACGGAACGCGGTCCAGTCGATGTCCTGGCCGTCGTTCCACTTCGCCTTGGGATTGATCGTGTAGGTGACCTGGGTGTTGCCACCCACCGTCTCCTGCTTGACGTCGGTGAGGAAGTCCTCGTTGTACGTGATGTTGCCCTTCGGGTCGTTGAAGGACAGCTGCGGCTGGTAGAACCAGGAGATCTTCGACGTGTAGAGCGAGGCGTCACCGTTCAGCGTGTTGAGCTGGTCGGGGATCTCCACGATGGGGAGCGTCAGCTTGCCCCCCTGCTTCAGGTTGCTCGCGGGCTGCGGGTTGTACGAGGTCAGGACCTCGCTCTCCGACGTGGCGCCCTTGGACTTCGGCTTCTTGGCGTCGTCGGAGTCGCTGCTGCTGCACCCCGTCAGGACGAGGGAGGACGCGGCGGCGAGCGCCACCAGGCTCACGGTGATCTTTCTCATGACGGCCTTGGCCTTTCTTGCTCGGTTACTTGTTGGCAGACGTGGACGTGCCCGCGAAGTGGCATGCGTCGCGGTGGTCGGGGTCCCCACGCTCGGTGAGCAGGGGGGTGACTCCGCGGCACTGTTCCTTCTGGGACTCGGAGAGCGTCGTGTGGAGCGGGCACCTGGAGACGAAACGGCAACCGGGCTGTTCGTCGGTGGGACTGGGAAGGTCGCCCTCCAGCAGAACGCGTTCCCGGGTGCGTTCGGCCACCGGGTCGGGCAGCGGGATCGCTGAGAGGAGCGCCTTGGTGTAGGGGTGCCTGGGGTTGTCGAAGACGGAGTCGGTGGACCCGATCTCGACGATCCGCCCCAGGTACATCACCGCCACCCGGTCGGAGATATGGCATACCACCGACAGGTCGTGGGCGACGAAGAGGTAGGACAGGCCCAGCTCGGTCTTGAGGTCGTTGAGCAGGTTGATGACACCGGCCTGCACGGACACGTCGAGCGCCGAGACCGGCTCGTCGAGCACCAGCAGCCGGGGCTTGGTGGACAGCGCACGGGCGATGCCGATGCGCTGGCGCTGCCCGCCGGAGAACGCCGAGGGGAAGCGGTCGCGGTGCTCGGGGTCGAGCCCCACCAGCTCCATCAGCTCCGCGACCTTGGCGGTCAGCA comes from the Streptomyces sp. NBC_00525 genome and includes:
- a CDS encoding AMP-binding protein gives rise to the protein MKRAHDNPHEPAFTFLEGDLDVVGTLTYGELHDRARELAGRLRETMAPGDRVLLLYPAGLDYIVTFFGCLYAGVIAVPLYVPQRRTAPTVEAIARDCAAGAVLTTEAGLRRTSLFAPDSRVAGLPWLATDRPASGRSAPPEPDVSPETIAYLQYTSGSTSTPKGVVIDHRNAVAQCAEAAVSWQVDGTSRWVSWLPHFHDYGQIGSVLLPVYAGCHSVLMAPTTFVRRPIRWLQAISRYHGTHTGAPNFAYDLCVDATTEEQRAGLDLSSLITAGNGAEPVQYDTHRRFSRTFTAHGLKPEALCPSYGLAEATLKVTNKAPGAEAAWGTFDRITVGAPVTELPADDAVRPLVSCGTTVPDTRIAVVEPETRRRLPDGHAGEVWVNGPSVARGYWGRPEESEQTFRARVEGDDGDTGTYLRTGDLGFLHHGELYLCGRLKDLVIIDGVNHYPQDIERTAEDSDPAVRRGRSAAFSVRQDGRESLVVVAECAPRAESRADEVAVAIRDEVWRRHEIGASVVVTGAGGVPVTTSGKIRRSQCRADLLEDRLTALARLDAGPAGSADAPSARPAPAPAASAADALRLGCRTYIEGWVLERVLEGRGEVDARLPLSAHGVTSRNMLELHYGLEEWSGLTVPPEWMWETESIDALAGLVAQRLARPAARTAGEGEGR
- a CDS encoding 3-oxoacyl-[acyl-carrier-protein] synthase III C-terminal domain-containing protein, with the translated sequence MRIAAVSAALPSRRVTNDDILALVREHSAAGFEGDLEDALRKVSFWLAYSGSEARLWCDGQERPIDLLVRAAEQALTQAEMARESIDVVIYTGIGRGFLEPGGAYHAAAALGIDRAQCFDVLDACMSWTRAVQLAEGLFASGACRTAMLVNAEFNMRPGGAVYPDVFTLRHADEITWSFPAYTLGEAASATILTADGEAPWSFEFSSRPDLAELCNIPMAGYADYSLPSEKVARNGVGRFTSFGFDLHEAARIEAMEVFKRLDAPTDGVSAVFTHASSKRFWQEMADTVGLGDQIFHVFQDTGNIVSASVPTAIATAVSEGRLNRGDRAIGWVGSAGMSFSAFSFVY
- a CDS encoding aminotransferase class III-fold pyridoxal phosphate-dependent enzyme, whose translation is MGTPLKSVGNALGHGLGYAVSRFRSNRDELRTEEAERLLDCLVEAGPIYMKMGQLLATRSDLVPSEWADKLRTLQDDAPHMDAATTRAVVTRELRAPMNSVFREFDLQPVASGSVAQVHRARLLSGQQVAVKLVKEGVPEHIEQNLRMMRRGVRLAEKVVPAVAASDGLRRFTEVATLFRSQADMLQEAVRQKAVYRNFEGHPYVRVPRVIPDLVTPRMLTMEFMEGIRGNAAQQVKLPAHQLARRLQDTIYTMLYMHGLSHGDPHPGNILFSEEGELILLDYGITVELTEDEKWGLSSFYYACTRKEWDVAVERFTAHFVTGGEHLRDNWAEYRSELVAALEHHFDTASNRWSTISYFRDVSDILRKYGARYTTSFTKVELVFLSCEGFATQLDPEINIWENARKFTDRYSPYMSKAVRARFDEQFTTQIPGSLELRDRAGRSLVAPTHIHRYFFPSTYPIFVKEARAGRVRDVDGNEYVDLSGGYGPHILGYSHPVVNEAITAGVEAGLVNGIGHEPEVELAEALVDAFPAADRALLCNSGTEAVLLAIRLCRAARKRKIVAKFEGHYHGFSDQGMVSSWFRFTGDKHSPKPIAGSLGTDSDVIESTVVLQYGDIGGLERLRAHADELACVIVEPMPSSTTTFDLEFLTALRKVCTDTGVPLVFDEVVTGFRVAYGGAQTMAGIEPDLTCLGKIIGGGLPCGAVVGRSELVETCRSSEDPFLDYERKAFAGGTLSGNSLTCRAGLAVLTHLRANQQLYEELEAKTQWLRNEFAESTAKRGISCRINARNSIFSLNFSHRSAGIYRERMAGSNFKATIALAYYMRQHGVYMPELHSFLLSTAHTVEDLAATGKAFDLSVAEMANDGFFTT